A single window of Euwallacea similis isolate ESF13 chromosome 32, ESF131.1, whole genome shotgun sequence DNA harbors:
- the SelT gene encoding thioredoxin reductase-like selenoprotein T homolog CG3887, with amino-acid sequence MINNYFYVFLVCAAFALYNSFTVADDPEIPLSKISQNVGAPTLKFLYCYSCGYRKMYDQYLQLLGEKYPFILVEGANYDPPGIFMILVRILGTLKLAGIFFILSGVNIFDYLNQPQPAWWRWCLENRMYACMMLFFLCQIVEGQLISSGAFEISFNNVPIWSKLESGRIPQPAELFQIIDSHMQFTDTKLELNGFPK; translated from the exons ATgatcaataattatttctacGTGTTTCTAGTTTGTGCAGCTTTCGCTCTGTACAACAGCTTTACAGTCGCAGACGACCCGGAAATTCCCCTATCGAAGATAAGTCAAAATGTTGGGGCCCCAACGTTGAAATTTCTATACTG TTACTCTTGTGGCTACAGAAAAATGTATGACCAATACCTGCAACTTCTAGGCGAGAAATATCCTTTCATACTCGTTGAAGGAGCTAACTATGACCCTCCaggaatttttatgattttagtTAGAATTCTT GGAACTCTGAAATTAGCTGGAATATTCTTCATTCTGAGTGGTGTAAACATCTTTGACTATCTCAATCAACCCCAACCAGCCTGGTGGAGATGGTGTCTCGAAAATCGAATGTATGCCTGCATGATGTTATTTTTCCTCTGCCAAATAGTTGAGGGGCAACTGATATCCTCTGGAGCATTTGAAATATCCTTTAATAATGTGCCTATTTGGTCCAAGTTAGAGAGCGGCCGAATACCGCAACCAGCAGAATTGTTTCAGATAATTGACAGTCACATGCAGTTTACGGATACCAAGTTGGAGTTGAATGGTTTTCCTAAATAA